One segment of Laspinema palackyanum D2c DNA contains the following:
- a CDS encoding type IV pilin-like G/H family protein yields MKFLNLGKVFSGLIISFVFAGLTLTLGSNHARGNPDSVFQNYAGTWIAYPGGDQTEIPYGVIRLARDNERLLGIVILPLYLNVLGLLEVIPSQENANKLEGSLYIWGVPENVIQVPVTVEMTENNQNLKLLMLMSRVEENLLPEEFSRNFMGGITEENLTLLFLRMPSNNDVLQLSEPSIEEMTRNNMHGLNRAQQAYFIENNRLTLDISELGVGIPSENENFSYRINSLGDRAVHIIAIPKQEDLNSYTGGVFVLDNQESPINQTVTIVCESEQPSTNPPSPPQLIDQTPQCPSGFREVPR; encoded by the coding sequence ATGAAATTTTTAAATCTTGGTAAAGTCTTTTCAGGTCTAATAATTAGCTTTGTTTTTGCAGGATTGACGCTCACATTGGGGAGCAATCATGCCCGAGGTAACCCAGACTCTGTTTTCCAGAACTATGCAGGAACTTGGATTGCATATCCTGGCGGCGATCAAACAGAGATTCCTTATGGGGTTATTCGGCTCGCTCGCGATAATGAACGACTTCTTGGCATAGTTATATTGCCTTTATATTTAAACGTTTTAGGGCTTTTAGAAGTCATCCCTAGCCAAGAAAATGCAAACAAGCTCGAAGGAAGTCTCTATATCTGGGGAGTTCCAGAAAATGTAATTCAGGTGCCTGTTACGGTGGAAATGACAGAAAATAATCAAAATTTGAAATTATTAATGCTTATGAGTCGGGTTGAGGAAAATTTACTTCCCGAGGAGTTTAGTCGAAACTTTATGGGAGGAATAACCGAAGAAAATCTAACCTTATTATTCTTGCGAATGCCCTCTAATAATGATGTTCTGCAATTATCGGAGCCAAGTATTGAAGAGATGACTCGCAATAATATGCATGGGTTAAATCGAGCGCAACAAGCCTATTTTATTGAAAACAACCGATTGACCCTAGATATATCAGAATTAGGGGTGGGTATCCCATCAGAAAATGAAAATTTCTCTTACCGCATCAACTCCCTCGGTGATAGAGCCGTTCATATTATCGCTATCCCGAAACAAGAAGACTTAAATAGTTATACCGGAGGAGTCTTTGTGCTTGACAATCAGGAGTCCCCCATCAACCAAACCGTGACAATTGTGTGTGAAAGTGAACAGCCTTCGACAAATCCGCCGAGTCCACCTCAGTTAATCGACCAAACACCTCAGTGTCCTAGTGGCTTTCGGGAGGTACCTCGCTAA
- the glyA gene encoding serine hydroxymethyltransferase, whose product MTQTNLDFLATTDPELTGYIQQELQRQRDGIELIASENFTSAAVLAAQGSVLTNKYAEGLPGKRYYGGCEFVDKIEQLAIDRAKQLFGAAHANVQPHSGAQANFAVFLALLQPGDTIMGMDLSHGGHLTHGSPVNVSGKWFKVEHYGVSRETERLDYDQIRDLAKKHQPKMMICGYSAYPRIIDFEKFRAIADEVGAYLMADIAHIAGLVATGHHPNPLSHCHVVTTTTHKTLRGPRGGLILTNDEELGKKFDKAVFPGTQGGPLEHVIAGKAVAFGEALKPEFKAYSGQVIANAQAMAAQLQSRGLKLVSDGTDNHLMLVDLRSVDMTGKQADKLVSEVHITANKNTVPFDPQSPFVTSGLRLGSPAMTTRGMGTTEFTEIANIISDRLLNPEDDSVAADCRQRVASLCDRFPLYPHLTIPVPALA is encoded by the coding sequence GTGACTCAGACCAACTTAGACTTCCTAGCGACCACCGATCCAGAGCTTACAGGTTACATCCAGCAAGAATTACAACGCCAACGGGATGGCATCGAACTGATTGCCAGCGAAAACTTTACCTCCGCAGCCGTTTTAGCCGCCCAAGGTTCAGTTTTGACCAACAAATATGCCGAAGGGTTGCCCGGTAAGCGGTATTATGGCGGGTGCGAATTTGTCGATAAGATTGAACAACTCGCCATCGATCGCGCCAAGCAGCTATTCGGTGCCGCCCATGCCAATGTCCAACCCCATTCCGGCGCGCAGGCCAATTTTGCCGTATTCCTGGCCCTGTTGCAACCGGGGGATACCATCATGGGGATGGACCTCTCTCATGGGGGACATTTAACCCACGGGTCTCCGGTGAATGTCTCCGGCAAATGGTTTAAAGTCGAACATTACGGCGTCAGTCGCGAAACCGAACGCCTCGATTATGACCAAATTCGCGACTTGGCGAAGAAACATCAGCCGAAAATGATGATTTGCGGCTATTCTGCCTATCCCAGAATCATTGATTTTGAGAAATTCCGGGCGATCGCCGATGAAGTTGGGGCCTATCTCATGGCCGATATCGCCCACATTGCTGGGTTAGTCGCCACGGGACATCATCCCAATCCCCTCTCCCACTGCCATGTTGTCACCACCACCACCCATAAAACCCTCCGGGGTCCTCGGGGTGGATTAATCCTTACCAATGACGAGGAATTAGGCAAAAAATTCGATAAAGCTGTGTTCCCTGGGACCCAAGGCGGACCCTTAGAGCACGTTATCGCTGGAAAAGCCGTCGCCTTCGGAGAAGCCCTCAAACCTGAGTTTAAAGCCTATTCCGGCCAAGTGATTGCCAATGCTCAGGCAATGGCCGCCCAATTGCAAAGCCGAGGACTGAAACTGGTGAGCGATGGGACGGATAATCATTTGATGCTGGTGGACCTGCGATCGGTTGATATGACGGGTAAACAAGCGGATAAACTGGTGAGCGAAGTGCATATCACCGCGAACAAAAACACCGTCCCCTTCGATCCGCAATCGCCTTTCGTCACCAGTGGATTGCGCTTGGGGTCTCCTGCCATGACGACACGCGGCATGGGAACGACGGAATTTACCGAGATTGCCAACATCATCAGCGATCGCCTGTTAAATCCCGAGGATGACTCTGTAGCAGCCGACTGTCGCCAACGGGTCGCCAGTCTATGCGATCGCTTCCCCCTCTATCCCCATTTGACCATTCCCGTTCCTGCCTTAGCCTAG
- the leuC gene encoding 3-isopropylmalate dehydratase large subunit, whose product MSKGTLFDKVWNLHTVGTLTSGQTQLFIGLHLIHEVTSPQAFAMLRERELKVLFPERTVATVDHIVPTENQARPFADVLAEEMIVALEDNCKAHNIRFYNVGSGRQGIVHVIAPEQGLTQPGMTIACGDSHTSTHGAFGAIAFGIGTSQVRDVLASQTLALSKLKVRKIEVNGTLNPGVYAKDVVLHLIRKLGVNGGVGYAYEYAGTTFEQMSMEERMTVCNMAIEGGARCGYINPDQVTFDYLKGREFAPKGEDWSQAVEWWTSIRSDADAEYDDVVVFDAADIQPTVTWGITPGQGIGINETIPTPEELSDSDRAIAQEAYRYMKLNPGDRIAGTKVDVCFVGSCTNGRISDLREAAKFAKGRQVAPGIKAFIVPGSEDVKKQAEAEGLDKVFLEAGFEWRESGCSMCLAMNPDKLQGSQISASSSNRNFKGRQGSSEGRTLLMSPAMVVAAAINGVVSDVRELL is encoded by the coding sequence ATGAGTAAGGGGACACTTTTCGATAAAGTTTGGAATTTACATACCGTCGGTACTCTAACCTCCGGACAAACCCAGTTGTTTATTGGACTGCACCTCATCCACGAAGTCACCAGTCCCCAAGCATTCGCCATGTTGCGCGAACGGGAACTGAAGGTGTTGTTTCCAGAACGGACTGTGGCAACGGTAGATCATATTGTACCGACTGAAAATCAAGCGCGTCCCTTTGCCGATGTCCTGGCAGAAGAGATGATTGTGGCGTTAGAGGACAATTGTAAGGCGCATAATATTCGCTTTTATAATGTCGGGTCAGGACGGCAGGGAATTGTCCATGTGATTGCACCGGAACAGGGACTCACCCAACCGGGAATGACGATCGCCTGTGGGGATTCGCACACCTCAACTCATGGCGCATTTGGGGCGATCGCCTTTGGGATTGGTACCAGTCAAGTGCGCGATGTCCTAGCTTCCCAAACTTTAGCGCTTTCTAAGCTAAAAGTTCGCAAAATTGAAGTCAATGGCACTCTGAATCCGGGAGTTTATGCTAAAGATGTCGTCCTGCACCTGATTCGTAAATTAGGGGTGAATGGCGGCGTGGGATATGCGTATGAATATGCGGGAACCACCTTTGAGCAAATGTCGATGGAAGAACGGATGACCGTTTGTAATATGGCCATTGAAGGTGGTGCACGATGTGGATATATTAATCCCGATCAGGTCACGTTTGACTATCTCAAAGGTAGAGAATTTGCACCGAAAGGGGAAGATTGGAGTCAGGCGGTAGAGTGGTGGACGAGTATCCGCAGTGATGCAGATGCAGAATATGATGATGTGGTAGTTTTTGATGCGGCAGACATTCAGCCAACGGTGACTTGGGGAATTACACCGGGGCAAGGAATAGGCATCAATGAAACGATTCCCACACCGGAGGAATTATCCGACAGCGATCGGGCGATCGCGCAAGAAGCGTATCGGTATATGAAACTGAATCCGGGCGATCGCATTGCTGGAACCAAAGTGGATGTTTGCTTTGTAGGAAGCTGCACCAATGGGCGAATTAGTGATTTGCGAGAAGCAGCAAAATTTGCCAAAGGTCGTCAAGTTGCGCCTGGAATTAAAGCGTTTATTGTCCCCGGTTCTGAGGATGTGAAAAAGCAAGCGGAAGCGGAAGGATTAGACAAAGTTTTCCTAGAAGCGGGCTTTGAATGGCGTGAATCGGGCTGTTCTATGTGTTTGGCGATGAATCCCGATAAGTTGCAAGGGAGTCAAATTAGCGCCTCTTCTTCTAATCGGAATTTTAAAGGTCGTCAAGGGTCTTCGGAAGGTCGCACGTTATTAATGAGTCCGGCGATGGTGGTTGCTGCTGCTATTAATGGGGTGGTTTCTGATGTTCGGGAGTTGTTGTAG
- the leuD gene encoding 3-isopropylmalate dehydratase small subunit, producing MSSQVKIIQGQGIPLVGNDIDTDRIIPARFLRCVTFDGLGEEVFKDDRAQSNGTHPFDQPQYQGAKLLVVNANFGCGSSREHAPQAIARWGISGIIGESFAEIFFGNCVAMGVPCVTADPATVKTLQEAIAENPNLEITLDLEAKQVQFPGFSASVNMAAGPHQMLTTGTWDTCGQLVGNRDSIRTTAGQLPYLAWK from the coding sequence ATGAGTAGTCAAGTAAAAATCATTCAGGGCCAGGGAATTCCCCTGGTGGGAAATGATATTGATACCGATCGCATTATTCCGGCCAGGTTTTTGCGCTGTGTGACCTTTGATGGATTGGGGGAAGAAGTTTTTAAGGACGATCGCGCCCAATCTAATGGGACTCATCCTTTTGACCAACCTCAATATCAAGGCGCAAAATTGTTGGTGGTGAATGCTAATTTTGGCTGTGGTTCCAGTCGGGAACACGCACCTCAAGCAATTGCCCGATGGGGAATTAGTGGCATTATTGGCGAAAGTTTTGCCGAGATTTTCTTTGGCAATTGTGTGGCGATGGGGGTTCCCTGTGTCACCGCTGACCCTGCCACGGTGAAAACTTTGCAAGAGGCGATCGCCGAGAATCCTAATCTGGAAATCACCTTAGATTTAGAGGCGAAACAGGTGCAGTTCCCAGGATTTAGTGCATCGGTTAATATGGCAGCAGGTCCCCACCAAATGCTCACCACCGGCACTTGGGATACCTGCGGACAATTGGTCGGAAATCGCGATTCCATCCGTACCACCGCTGGTCAATTGCCTTATCTCGCCTGGAAATAG
- a CDS encoding Tex family protein produces MLNIPNIISQELSVNLWQVENALELLQEGATVPFIARYRKERTGSLDEVQLRDIAERFAYITEIEDRKKVILEAISQAGKLTDELRQKIESCQQKTELEDLYLPYRAKRRTRATVAREKGLEPLADWIAVLNFSKATASLAAEAAKYLSPENGINTVEDALQGASDILAEAVSERAESRAYLRDYFLQEGRFASKIKDEHPEGSTKYEMYRDYQAKVKDIAPHNLLALFRGEKEEILTLDLDFDESQVLGYLESQEIKTKVPEIKNFYREMIKDAFNRLMKNSLTTEVRSLKKLEADLASISTFESNLRELLLSAPAGMKPTIAIDPGFRTGCKVTVLDGTGQFLEYHTIFPHTGDRQRLEAAKTIKTLIGKYQIELIAIGNGTAGRETDAFIGEVIKTCTPPPIKVMVNESGASIYSASDVAREEFPDLDLTVRGAISIGRRLQDPLAELVKIDPKSIGVGQYQHDVDQKLLRKKLEETVESCVNYVGVDLNTASKELLTFVSGLTPTIAKNIVTYRNENGAFKNRRQLLKVAKLGPKTYEQAAGFLRIRGGENPLDNTAVHPESYPVVKAIAADLNVPLTDIGKASDQLKSVKLDKYVTELVGIPTLRDIIAELEKPGRDPRAQFKSATFKEGVNELKDLQPGMELEGVVTNVANFGAFVDIGVHQDGLVHISQLADRFVDNPNQVVKVGQVVKVRVLSVDEKLKRISLTMRSQQERPNPSMGVNRRTR; encoded by the coding sequence ATGCTCAACATTCCCAATATTATCAGTCAAGAACTCTCCGTTAACCTGTGGCAAGTTGAAAATGCCTTAGAATTGTTACAGGAAGGAGCAACAGTTCCGTTTATTGCCCGATATCGGAAAGAACGCACGGGGTCTTTAGACGAGGTTCAGTTACGCGATATTGCCGAACGGTTTGCTTATATTACGGAAATAGAAGACCGTAAAAAAGTAATTTTAGAGGCCATTTCCCAAGCGGGAAAACTCACCGATGAACTGCGGCAAAAAATCGAATCCTGTCAGCAAAAAACTGAACTCGAAGACCTCTATCTCCCCTATCGCGCCAAGCGTCGGACTCGCGCCACGGTTGCCCGTGAAAAAGGGTTGGAACCCTTAGCGGACTGGATTGCGGTTCTCAATTTCAGTAAAGCGACGGCCAGTTTAGCAGCAGAAGCGGCGAAATATCTTTCCCCAGAAAATGGCATTAACACGGTAGAAGATGCCCTCCAAGGTGCTTCGGATATTTTAGCAGAAGCGGTCTCGGAACGGGCGGAATCTCGGGCCTATTTGCGGGATTATTTCTTACAGGAAGGACGATTTGCTTCCAAGATTAAGGATGAGCATCCCGAAGGGAGTACCAAGTATGAAATGTACCGGGATTATCAGGCCAAAGTCAAGGATATTGCGCCGCATAACCTATTAGCTTTGTTTCGGGGAGAAAAGGAAGAGATTCTTACCTTGGATTTGGATTTTGATGAGTCTCAGGTGTTGGGATATTTGGAGTCGCAGGAAATTAAAACCAAGGTTCCAGAGATTAAAAACTTTTATCGGGAGATGATAAAAGATGCGTTTAATCGGTTGATGAAGAATTCGCTGACGACTGAGGTGCGATCGCTGAAAAAACTAGAGGCGGATCTCGCTTCAATTAGCACCTTTGAATCTAATTTACGCGAGTTATTACTCTCGGCACCTGCGGGGATGAAACCGACGATCGCCATTGACCCCGGATTTAGAACCGGATGCAAAGTCACGGTTCTCGATGGCACGGGACAGTTTTTAGAATATCACACCATTTTCCCCCATACGGGTGACAGGCAGCGCCTAGAAGCAGCAAAAACGATTAAAACCCTAATTGGGAAATATCAAATCGAATTGATTGCCATTGGCAATGGAACTGCGGGACGAGAAACTGATGCTTTTATTGGCGAGGTAATTAAAACCTGTACTCCTCCACCCATTAAAGTGATGGTGAATGAATCCGGTGCCTCAATCTATTCTGCCAGTGATGTGGCGCGGGAGGAGTTTCCCGATTTAGATTTAACGGTCCGAGGTGCGATTAGTATTGGCAGACGGTTGCAAGATCCATTAGCGGAATTGGTAAAAATTGACCCCAAATCCATTGGGGTAGGTCAATATCAACATGATGTGGACCAAAAGTTACTGCGGAAAAAATTAGAGGAGACGGTGGAAAGTTGCGTGAACTATGTTGGCGTAGACTTAAATACTGCTTCTAAGGAATTGCTGACTTTTGTTTCAGGATTGACGCCAACCATTGCTAAAAATATTGTGACCTATCGCAATGAAAATGGGGCGTTTAAAAATCGTCGGCAATTGCTGAAAGTGGCAAAATTAGGACCGAAAACCTATGAACAGGCGGCGGGATTTTTGCGAATTCGCGGCGGAGAGAATCCGTTAGATAATACAGCAGTGCATCCGGAGAGTTATCCGGTAGTGAAGGCGATCGCAGCGGATTTAAACGTCCCCTTAACCGACATTGGCAAAGCATCGGACCAACTCAAATCGGTGAAGTTGGATAAATATGTCACCGAACTGGTGGGAATTCCCACCTTACGGGATATTATTGCGGAGTTAGAAAAACCGGGACGAGACCCTCGTGCTCAGTTTAAATCTGCCACCTTTAAAGAAGGGGTGAATGAACTGAAGGATTTGCAACCGGGGATGGAATTAGAAGGCGTGGTGACTAATGTTGCCAACTTTGGCGCATTTGTGGATATTGGAGTGCATCAGGATGGATTGGTGCATATTTCCCAACTCGCCGATCGCTTTGTGGATAATCCGAATCAAGTGGTGAAGGTGGGACAGGTGGTGAAAGTGCGGGTTCTCTCGGTGGATGAAAAGTTAAAGCGAATTAGTCTCACCATGCGATCGCAGCAGGAACGACCGAATCCCAGCATGGGAGTTAACCGCAGAACTCGTTAA
- the kaiC gene encoding circadian clock protein KaiC, which translates to MIQQNFKGKTEPQELKKCPSGIRGLDEITGGGLPQGRPTLVCGTAGCGKTLMAMQFLIKGVEDYDEPGVFMSFEETAEELRQNVISLGWDVKALQDQKKLGIDYVHIDRSEFQETGEYNLEGLFLRLAIAIDRVQAKRVALDTLEVLFGGLDNEAIVRSELRRLFRWLKDKGVTAIITAESGENSLTRQGLEEYVSDCVIRLQQQVSDRIATRTLHIVKYRGSKHGSNEYPFLIEKDGISVVPITSIGLDHQVSTERISTGIDRLDTMLGGQGFYRGSSVLISGTAGTGKSTVAAHFAQATCRRGERCLYIAFEESPNQIIRNMRSIGLDLESCVQDGLLVFESVRPTLYGLEMHLVKFYHAIETLKPQVVIVDPISNLHYVGNDIEVKSFLMRLIDFLKTHIITSLMTSLTISSSTTLERTDIGVSSLMDTWLMLRDMETNGERNRLLYLLKSRGMEHSNQVREFRLSSSGVELIKAYLGPGGVLTGSARAVQESREQADALVRQKEIETKQRNIERKRAVIEAKIQALQADFELEKAEIERMIHKEELEEKIHRETEIKMGEMRRVEGNTDL; encoded by the coding sequence ATGATTCAACAAAATTTTAAGGGGAAAACTGAACCGCAGGAGTTAAAAAAATGTCCCTCGGGTATTCGAGGTTTGGATGAAATAACCGGGGGTGGATTACCCCAGGGACGACCCACTTTAGTCTGTGGAACTGCCGGTTGTGGGAAAACTTTGATGGCGATGCAGTTCTTAATCAAGGGGGTTGAGGACTATGATGAACCGGGTGTGTTTATGTCCTTTGAAGAAACTGCCGAAGAATTAAGACAAAATGTCATCTCTCTGGGGTGGGATGTTAAGGCATTACAAGACCAAAAAAAATTAGGGATTGATTATGTGCATATCGATCGCAGTGAGTTTCAAGAAACTGGAGAATATAATTTAGAAGGATTGTTTCTGCGACTGGCGATCGCCATTGATCGAGTCCAAGCCAAGCGCGTTGCCTTGGATACCCTAGAAGTATTATTTGGCGGATTGGACAACGAGGCGATCGTGCGTAGCGAACTGCGTCGGTTGTTTCGCTGGCTGAAAGATAAAGGGGTGACGGCGATTATTACCGCCGAAAGTGGGGAAAATTCCCTAACTCGCCAAGGATTAGAGGAATATGTTTCCGATTGTGTCATCCGTCTGCAACAGCAAGTTAGCGATCGCATTGCCACCCGGACTTTACATATTGTCAAATATCGCGGGTCCAAACATGGCAGCAATGAATACCCCTTTTTAATTGAAAAAGACGGAATTTCGGTTGTCCCGATTACCTCAATTGGGTTGGATCATCAAGTTTCTACAGAACGAATTTCTACCGGAATTGACCGCCTTGATACCATGTTAGGAGGTCAGGGATTTTATCGCGGCAGTAGTGTTTTAATTAGTGGCACCGCAGGCACTGGAAAAAGTACGGTAGCGGCACATTTTGCCCAGGCAACTTGTAGGCGGGGAGAACGATGTTTGTACATTGCTTTTGAGGAATCTCCCAACCAAATTATTAGAAATATGCGCTCGATTGGCTTAGACTTAGAAAGTTGCGTTCAAGATGGGCTACTCGTTTTTGAATCCGTTCGCCCGACCCTGTATGGGTTAGAAATGCACCTAGTCAAATTCTATCATGCGATCGAGACCTTAAAACCCCAGGTTGTGATTGTCGATCCGATTTCTAACCTGCATTATGTCGGCAATGATATCGAGGTCAAATCTTTTCTAATGCGCCTGATTGACTTTCTGAAAACCCACATTATCACCAGTTTGATGACAAGCCTCACCATCAGCAGCAGTACAACCTTAGAACGCACAGATATCGGGGTTTCTTCATTAATGGATACCTGGCTGATGCTGCGGGATATGGAAACCAACGGCGAACGCAATCGATTACTTTACCTACTCAAATCTCGCGGCATGGAACACTCGAATCAAGTCCGGGAATTTCGCCTGAGTTCATCCGGGGTAGAATTAATCAAAGCGTATCTTGGACCCGGAGGTGTACTCACGGGTTCAGCGCGTGCAGTCCAGGAATCTCGCGAACAAGCAGATGCATTAGTGCGGCAAAAAGAAATTGAAACCAAACAACGAAACATCGAACGGAAGCGGGCGGTGATTGAAGCCAAAATTCAGGCACTGCAAGCGGATTTTGAATTAGAAAAAGCTGAGATAGAACGGATGATCCATAAAGAAGAGTTGGAGGAAAAAATTCACCGAGAAACTGAAATAAAAATGGGGGAAATGCGACGGGTTGAGGGGAATACTGACTTATAG
- a CDS encoding circadian clock KaiB family protein, translated as MENKPEKTPKPEVDVFEEFLSRPPQEKYLLRLFIAGNTPNSNRAFNKIKNICEEYLPGRYELEVIDIYEQPELMEQEQIIAIPTLVKKLPPPLQKFIGDLANTEKVLLGLDINYYRSN; from the coding sequence ATGGAAAACAAACCGGAAAAAACCCCCAAACCCGAGGTCGATGTATTTGAAGAGTTTTTGTCGCGACCTCCGCAGGAAAAATACTTACTCCGCTTATTTATTGCCGGAAATACGCCTAACTCTAATCGCGCTTTCAACAAAATTAAAAATATTTGTGAAGAATATTTACCGGGACGATATGAATTAGAAGTTATTGATATTTATGAACAGCCAGAACTGATGGAACAAGAACAAATTATTGCTATTCCAACCTTGGTTAAGAAACTGCCGCCCCCGCTCCAGAAGTTTATTGGGGATTTGGCAAATACGGAAAAGGTCCTCTTGGGGTTAGATATTAACTATTATCGCTCCAATTAA
- a CDS encoding carbon dioxide-concentrating mechanism protein CcmK, with the protein MPSQQAVGALETKGFPGILAAADAMVKAGRVTLVGYIRAGSARFTVMIRGDVSEVKTAMAAGIDAVEHTFGATLETWVIIPRPHENVASVLPIDYSDSVEEYRQATEGMRLPRGNGTPL; encoded by the coding sequence ATGCCATCACAGCAAGCAGTTGGAGCACTTGAAACCAAGGGGTTTCCCGGAATTTTAGCAGCAGCAGACGCGATGGTGAAAGCAGGTCGCGTCACCTTAGTCGGATATATTAGAGCCGGAAGTGCGCGGTTCACCGTGATGATTCGGGGGGATGTCTCGGAAGTCAAAACAGCAATGGCGGCAGGAATTGATGCCGTAGAGCATACCTTTGGGGCAACCTTAGAAACCTGGGTGATTATTCCGCGTCCCCACGAAAACGTCGCATCGGTGCTGCCGATCGACTATTCCGATAGTGTGGAAGAATACCGGCAAGCGACCGAAGGGATGCGACTCCCTCGCGGAAATGGTACACCGCTCTAA
- a CDS encoding BMC domain-containing protein, which produces MPAAVGVIQTLGFPAVLAAADAMVKAARVTLVHYDLAERAEFMVVIRGPVSEVETAMAAGIAAGESTPGGVVVTHYIIANPTENVVDVMSIAYTDAVEQWR; this is translated from the coding sequence ATGCCTGCTGCTGTTGGAGTAATTCAAACATTAGGGTTTCCGGCTGTGCTTGCCGCTGCTGATGCGATGGTTAAAGCCGCCCGAGTCACCCTCGTGCATTATGATTTAGCGGAAAGAGCCGAGTTTATGGTGGTAATTCGCGGACCCGTTTCTGAGGTGGAAACGGCAATGGCGGCAGGAATTGCAGCCGGAGAGAGCACCCCTGGGGGTGTGGTCGTCACCCATTATATTATTGCCAACCCCACGGAAAATGTCGTCGATGTCATGTCGATCGCCTACACCGATGCAGTGGAACAGTGGCGATGA
- a CDS encoding cupin domain-containing protein yields the protein MTAIAPNNATFTTQLKTLIEYPASGVLSKVVLQDKACQYTLFCLAADTDISEHTAPRNATVNVIEGRGILTLEGKEIILEPGVFVFMPGSAPHALKAEENLAFLLTFSENPKAS from the coding sequence ATGACTGCGATCGCCCCTAATAATGCAACTTTTACCACCCAATTAAAAACCCTGATTGAATATCCCGCCTCTGGAGTTCTGAGCAAAGTTGTTTTACAAGATAAAGCTTGTCAATATACCTTATTTTGCCTAGCTGCCGATACGGATATTTCTGAACATACCGCCCCACGCAATGCCACCGTTAATGTCATTGAAGGGCGAGGCATCCTTACCTTAGAGGGAAAAGAAATCATCCTAGAACCCGGTGTATTTGTGTTCATGCCCGGTAGCGCCCCTCATGCTTTAAAAGCGGAAGAAAATTTAGCCTTTTTGCTGACTTTTTCTGAAAATCCCAAAGCCAGCTAA
- a CDS encoding SAM-dependent methyltransferase, with amino-acid sequence MTTVPLNFKTAPGHQILAAAGKTVLRPGGRAATEQLLEWANFQGGETVLELASSFGESAIAIAQRFGVRVVGVEKNPQSVERSRQNIRDAGLESQIEIIEGDIFHLEEIPGEFDYVLAEAILTLQSLPGKTKLVKSIRQKLKPGGKFLSQEMLIRDKEEEIHKVLAKVIRVNSSPLSLNHWTELYAQAGLQVQQTHSGGMELLSLPQLIRDEGLGGTIRIAKNILTNPPLRERVLEMRRTYLNYQNELGYVTFCAIAQ; translated from the coding sequence ATGACAACAGTCCCTTTAAATTTTAAAACAGCCCCAGGACATCAAATTTTAGCTGCTGCGGGGAAAACAGTTCTCAGACCCGGAGGACGGGCGGCAACTGAGCAGTTATTGGAATGGGCTAATTTTCAAGGGGGAGAAACGGTACTGGAGTTAGCCTCCAGTTTTGGGGAGAGTGCGATCGCCATTGCTCAACGGTTTGGAGTGCGGGTGGTTGGGGTTGAAAAAAATCCCCAAAGTGTTGAGCGATCGCGCCAAAATATTCGCGATGCTGGATTGGAATCTCAAATCGAAATCATCGAAGGGGATATTTTCCATTTAGAGGAGATTCCTGGAGAATTTGATTATGTTTTAGCCGAAGCCATTTTAACCCTGCAATCCCTCCCGGGAAAAACCAAATTGGTTAAATCCATTCGCCAGAAACTCAAACCGGGAGGCAAATTTCTCTCCCAAGAAATGCTGATTCGAGACAAAGAAGAAGAAATTCATAAAGTCTTAGCTAAAGTCATCCGGGTCAATTCATCGCCCCTTTCCCTCAACCATTGGACAGAACTTTATGCCCAGGCGGGGTTACAAGTGCAGCAAACCCACAGCGGAGGCATGGAATTATTGAGTCTTCCCCAACTCATTCGCGATGAAGGATTAGGGGGAACCATCCGCATTGCCAAAAATATCTTAACCAATCCGCCGTTAAGAGAACGGGTGTTAGAAATGCGCCGGACTTATCTCAATTATCAAAATGAGTTAGGTTACGTCACCTTTTGTGCGATCGCTCAATAA